One segment of Geomonas ferrireducens DNA contains the following:
- a CDS encoding M16 family metallopeptidase: MFSCTKKVLPNGLRLVSVEMPHLHSAEIAIYIKAGGRNDTPGKAGISHFLEHMLFRGSSEFASNLELEIAFEAIGGSVNAATDEETTCYFSRVHPDQIGEGIRLFSSMLLTPTLEGLEIEKRIITEEALEDINERGEETNTSNLCSKLLWPDHPLGTPTIGYLESIKGITVEDLRAYLAAHYVPGNALIVAAGRHDSDAFFAACDSHFAGWGGGRPPALLPPVEQQDEPRSLFVKDSDSQVNLQIAFRGFARQDKRLMGLRLMRRILCGGGTSRLHLSLREKLGIVYSVDASLSAYEETGAFAIELATAPENLVLAVSEVLREVKSLAFEEVGEAELARVKEGYFYDLEYSADSTYEMQVRYGWGELMSLVRSIDEDRIEAGAIGGEQLMHTAHALFAPKNLTLAAVGPWKAGAKRAVEKLVREYQKGWRS; the protein is encoded by the coding sequence ATGTTCAGCTGTACCAAGAAGGTTCTCCCCAACGGGTTGCGCCTCGTCTCGGTCGAGATGCCGCACCTGCACAGCGCGGAGATCGCCATCTACATTAAGGCGGGAGGGCGCAACGACACTCCCGGCAAGGCTGGTATCTCCCACTTCCTCGAGCACATGCTCTTTCGCGGCTCAAGCGAGTTCGCCTCCAATCTCGAACTCGAGATCGCCTTTGAGGCGATCGGCGGCAGCGTGAACGCGGCGACCGACGAGGAGACCACCTGTTACTTCTCGCGGGTGCATCCCGACCAGATCGGCGAGGGGATTCGCCTGTTCTCCTCGATGCTGCTCACTCCTACCCTTGAGGGGCTGGAGATCGAGAAGCGTATCATCACCGAGGAGGCGCTCGAGGACATCAACGAGCGCGGCGAGGAGACCAACACCAGCAACCTCTGCAGCAAGCTGTTGTGGCCGGACCATCCGCTTGGCACCCCGACCATCGGTTATCTCGAGAGCATCAAGGGAATCACAGTCGAGGACCTGCGCGCCTATCTCGCCGCCCATTACGTGCCGGGGAACGCCTTGATTGTCGCGGCCGGCAGGCACGATTCCGATGCTTTCTTCGCCGCCTGCGATAGCCACTTCGCAGGATGGGGAGGAGGCAGGCCTCCCGCGTTGCTGCCGCCCGTCGAGCAGCAGGACGAGCCGCGCTCGCTCTTCGTGAAGGATTCCGACAGCCAGGTGAACCTGCAGATCGCCTTCCGCGGTTTCGCGCGGCAGGACAAGCGGCTCATGGGCTTAAGGCTCATGCGGCGCATCCTCTGCGGCGGCGGGACCTCTCGGCTGCACCTCTCATTGAGGGAGAAGCTCGGCATCGTCTACTCGGTGGATGCTTCGCTTTCCGCCTACGAGGAGACCGGCGCGTTCGCCATCGAGCTCGCCACCGCGCCGGAGAACCTGGTGCTTGCCGTATCCGAGGTGCTGCGCGAGGTGAAGAGTCTTGCCTTCGAGGAAGTTGGGGAGGCGGAGCTCGCGCGGGTCAAGGAAGGATACTTCTACGATCTCGAGTACAGTGCCGATTCCACTTATGAAATGCAGGTGCGTTACGGCTGGGGCGAGCTTATGTCGCTTGTCCGGAGCATCGATGAGGATCGCATCGAGGCCGGTGCCATCGGGGGCGAGCAGCTCATGCACACAGCGCACGCCCTCTTCGCGCCGAAGAACCTGACCTTGGCCGCGGTCGGGCCGTGGAAAGCCGGCGCGAAGCGCGCCGTGGAGAAGCTGGTCCGTGAGTACCAGAAGGGTTGGAGGAGTTAG
- a CDS encoding sirohydrochlorin chelatase, translating into MKTALLLMAHGSRIAEANNAVHEIAARVKKMTQFEIVEVSFREQHLPNIQQGVDACVAQGAERILLVPYFLYMGAHVQEDLPEELEEARKRHPGVEMVLGKHLGVHDKLAEVVVERVAESLTEQRWH; encoded by the coding sequence ATGAAGACGGCATTACTTTTGATGGCGCACGGCAGCAGGATCGCCGAGGCGAACAACGCGGTACACGAGATCGCGGCCCGCGTTAAGAAGATGACCCAGTTCGAGATCGTCGAGGTCTCGTTCCGCGAACAGCACCTCCCGAACATCCAGCAGGGGGTCGATGCCTGCGTGGCTCAAGGGGCGGAGCGCATCCTCCTCGTCCCCTATTTCCTCTACATGGGCGCCCACGTACAGGAGGACCTCCCGGAAGAACTGGAAGAAGCGAGAAAGCGCCACCCGGGTGTTGAGATGGTGCTCGGCAAACATCTCGGCGTGCACGACAAGCTGGCCGAGGTGGTGGTGGAGCGCGTCGCGGAAAGCCTCACCGAGCAGAGGTGGCACTGA
- the cbiB gene encoding adenosylcobinamide-phosphate synthase CbiB: MALLDPHIAIVLGAVVMDLVLGDPRTLPHPVVIIGWLISWLEGALRQRISDPRLAGVALLVITVGVSYLVAAGLIYLGTLVAPAVGFLVALYLAWVSIAARSLHLESAKVAKALERGDLSAARVALSYIVGRETAQLDEPEVIRGAVETVAENTGDGVVAPLFYLMLGGPALAIAYKAVNTLDSMVGYKNERYLEFGWASARFDDLANFIPARLTGLLMVLVAPLCGLSGAGSWRILRRDCRNHASPNSGYPEAAAAGALGVRLGGANRYFGRIVEKPTIGDPVRALSLEAYAGVVRLMYGSEALLVLGWLALVLALRRPL, from the coding sequence ATGGCGCTCCTTGACCCGCACATAGCGATAGTGCTCGGCGCGGTGGTGATGGACCTCGTTCTTGGCGACCCGCGTACCCTGCCGCATCCGGTGGTCATCATCGGATGGTTGATTTCGTGGCTAGAAGGGGCGCTGCGCCAAAGGATCTCCGATCCACGCCTGGCAGGTGTGGCGCTGCTCGTCATCACCGTCGGCGTCAGCTATCTCGTTGCCGCCGGGCTCATCTACCTGGGGACGCTGGTTGCCCCGGCGGTCGGCTTCCTGGTCGCACTTTACCTCGCCTGGGTCTCCATTGCGGCCCGCTCGCTGCACCTCGAGTCGGCAAAGGTGGCGAAGGCCCTGGAGCGGGGTGATCTTTCCGCCGCGAGGGTTGCCCTCTCCTACATCGTGGGACGCGAGACTGCGCAGTTGGACGAGCCGGAGGTCATCAGGGGGGCGGTTGAGACCGTGGCCGAGAATACCGGCGACGGCGTCGTCGCCCCACTTTTCTATCTGATGCTGGGCGGTCCGGCGCTGGCGATCGCGTACAAGGCGGTCAACACGCTCGACTCCATGGTGGGGTACAAAAACGAGCGCTACCTGGAATTCGGCTGGGCATCGGCGCGCTTCGATGATCTCGCCAACTTCATCCCGGCCCGGCTCACCGGTCTGCTAATGGTGCTCGTGGCGCCCCTTTGCGGGTTAAGCGGTGCTGGGAGCTGGCGCATCCTGCGCCGGGACTGCCGCAACCACGCCTCCCCGAACAGCGGTTATCCGGAAGCGGCAGCGGCCGGTGCGCTCGGCGTGAGGCTCGGCGGGGCGAACCGCTACTTCGGCAGGATCGTGGAGAAGCCGACCATCGGGGACCCGGTGCGGGCGCTCTCCCTTGAGGCATACGCGGGTGTGGTGCGCCTCATGTACGGCAGCGAAGCGCTGTTGGTGCTTGGGTGGTTGGCGCTCGTGCTGGCGCTGCGCAGACCTCTGTAG
- a CDS encoding cobalt-precorrin 5A hydrolase → MRVAIIAITANGAKLGATLKSGLPLGSLFVLEKHATGEAVPFAERLPALMARLWPNFDGFVCLMATGIVVRSIAPLLKGKDEDPAVVAIDDAGRFAISLLSGHLGGANALAASCAELTGATPVITTATDANELPSFDMLAKENGWCIEDLSRVKVLNSLLLEGKRIAVLDPTGKVADYCGGKGNLLFCRDTDDALAAGADGMVVVTSGALPHGLDAAQTLVLRPVELCLGIGCNRGTSADEIDAVVDRYLAQLSLSLKSVRCLASAEAKADEEGLLAYAKSKSLPLLFYSSDELNKVAVPSPPSEHAFAAIGARGVAEPAALLASDGGALILKKVKDGNVTIAIARCALRCIS, encoded by the coding sequence ATGCGCGTTGCCATTATCGCCATAACCGCCAACGGCGCGAAGCTGGGGGCGACGCTTAAGAGCGGACTACCGCTTGGCTCGCTCTTCGTCCTTGAGAAGCATGCGACGGGTGAGGCCGTGCCTTTTGCGGAACGGTTGCCGGCACTCATGGCGCGGCTTTGGCCTAACTTCGACGGCTTTGTCTGCCTCATGGCGACGGGAATCGTAGTCCGATCGATCGCGCCGCTACTGAAAGGGAAGGACGAGGACCCGGCGGTGGTGGCGATCGATGACGCAGGACGCTTCGCCATCTCTCTTCTTTCCGGTCACTTGGGCGGCGCCAACGCGCTTGCCGCAAGCTGCGCCGAACTTACCGGGGCCACGCCGGTGATCACCACCGCAACCGACGCGAACGAACTCCCCTCCTTCGACATGCTCGCCAAGGAAAACGGCTGGTGCATCGAGGACCTCTCCCGGGTCAAGGTGCTGAACTCCCTGCTGCTCGAAGGAAAACGCATCGCCGTTCTCGACCCGACCGGCAAAGTGGCGGACTACTGCGGGGGGAAGGGGAACCTGCTCTTTTGCCGCGACACGGATGACGCGCTTGCCGCCGGCGCGGACGGCATGGTCGTCGTCACCAGCGGTGCGCTGCCGCATGGGCTCGATGCTGCACAGACCCTGGTGCTGCGCCCTGTCGAACTCTGCCTCGGCATCGGCTGTAACAGGGGGACTTCCGCTGACGAGATCGATGCGGTGGTGGATCGATATCTGGCTCAGCTTTCCCTTTCGCTCAAAAGCGTCCGTTGCCTGGCTTCCGCCGAGGCGAAGGCGGATGAGGAAGGGCTGCTGGCCTACGCGAAAAGTAAGAGCCTCCCGCTTCTTTTCTACAGCAGCGACGAGTTGAACAAGGTCGCAGTTCCCTCGCCGCCGTCCGAGCACGCCTTTGCCGCGATAGGGGCTCGCGGCGTCGCCGAACCGGCCGCGCTGCTCGCCTCGGACGGGGGGGCGCTGATTTTGAAAAAGGTGAAGGACGGCAACGTCACCATCGCCATCGCACGCTGCGCCTTGCGCTGCATTTCGTAA
- a CDS encoding cobalt-precorrin-5B (C(1))-methyltransferase, with amino-acid sequence MSGKELRYGYTTGACAAAAVKGAAQMLRDQTLIEEVQLTLPCGKGARFRIHGGVLRDNTASCYVVKDAGDDPDVTNGAEIHVTAKADMFTKNCIVVKGGVGIGKVTKPGLAVPVGEWAINPVPRSMIMEVIKEVFALRCVPATLTFTISIPNGEELAKKTLNERLGIVGGLSILGTTGIVKPISTRAWTDTVDASIDVALACGSRLVVLSTGRTSELVAQQQLKLTEESFIMMGDHFGYSLKSCAKKGVPEVVVAGQFAKLVKIACGHEQTHVTSSELDLVTLASWMKADPRTAHLEHLAHGANTARHVLEASGSDPALIELVCGKVAQACSELAPWVKARVLLAGYQGEVLYLDK; translated from the coding sequence ATGAGCGGGAAAGAATTGAGATACGGCTACACGACAGGAGCCTGTGCCGCTGCTGCCGTTAAGGGCGCCGCCCAGATGCTGCGCGATCAGACCCTGATCGAGGAGGTTCAGCTCACGCTCCCCTGCGGCAAGGGGGCGCGTTTCCGGATCCACGGGGGTGTACTGCGCGACAACACGGCATCCTGTTACGTGGTGAAAGATGCCGGCGATGATCCGGACGTGACCAACGGCGCGGAGATCCATGTCACCGCGAAGGCGGACATGTTCACCAAGAACTGCATCGTCGTCAAGGGGGGCGTCGGCATCGGGAAGGTCACTAAGCCGGGACTCGCAGTCCCGGTGGGTGAATGGGCCATCAACCCGGTGCCGCGCAGCATGATCATGGAGGTGATCAAGGAGGTGTTCGCCCTGCGCTGCGTTCCGGCGACGCTCACCTTCACCATCAGCATCCCCAACGGCGAGGAACTCGCGAAGAAGACGCTCAACGAGCGGCTGGGAATCGTGGGGGGGCTGTCCATCCTCGGCACCACCGGGATCGTCAAGCCTATTTCCACCAGGGCCTGGACCGATACGGTCGATGCCTCCATAGATGTCGCGCTTGCCTGCGGCTCCCGTCTCGTGGTCCTATCAACGGGTCGCACCTCCGAGCTCGTGGCCCAGCAGCAGCTTAAACTCACCGAGGAATCCTTCATCATGATGGGGGATCATTTCGGGTACTCGTTGAAAAGCTGTGCCAAGAAAGGGGTGCCCGAAGTCGTGGTTGCGGGGCAGTTCGCTAAGCTGGTGAAGATCGCCTGCGGGCACGAACAGACCCACGTTACCTCGTCGGAGCTTGACCTAGTCACGCTGGCATCGTGGATGAAAGCTGATCCGCGGACGGCGCACCTAGAGCATCTGGCCCACGGAGCGAACACGGCGCGCCACGTTCTCGAGGCTTCGGGGAGCGACCCGGCGCTGATCGAACTTGTCTGCGGGAAGGTGGCGCAGGCCTGCTCCGAGCTGGCGCCTTGGGTGAAGGCCCGGGTGCTCCTTGCGGGTTACCAGGGCGAGGTACTCTACCTCGACAAATGA
- the cbiE gene encoding precorrin-6y C5,15-methyltransferase (decarboxylating) subunit CbiE, translating into MAEQKIYLVGAGIEGWEGFGKQALEVIDQAEVLIGHKRLLDIFPDFKGEKRPLEDLSIMLEYLKHTEKRTVVLGSGDPNFFGVARFLLRNLPKERVEIYPNVTSVQYAFARIKEPWDDATFVSVHGRGIKPALDRIIASEKIAVLTDSVNTPAVLAKELIGRGAEGYEAWVCEDLGLPTEKFTKTDIRGLAEVSCSPLNILILIKTWEPNLQNYPMIGIRDDEFATAKKLITKEEVRAITLGKLQLQDDLVMWDIGAGSGSVSIEAGNLMPNGRIFALEKNPQYLSFLKENLKKFVARNVTVMESYAPEGLEDLPDPDRVFIGGSGGMLEEIIEAVDKRLKPDGFIVLNAVTLDTLTKSVEFLEDHGYTVEVTCVNISKTRSLTEYKMFAAHNPVYVIAAWKGEE; encoded by the coding sequence ATGGCAGAGCAAAAGATCTATCTTGTCGGCGCCGGTATCGAAGGATGGGAAGGGTTCGGCAAGCAGGCACTCGAGGTGATCGACCAGGCCGAGGTCCTGATCGGCCACAAGCGTCTCCTCGACATCTTCCCCGACTTCAAGGGGGAGAAACGTCCCCTGGAAGACCTCTCCATCATGCTGGAGTACCTGAAGCACACGGAGAAGAGGACCGTCGTTCTCGGCTCCGGCGATCCCAACTTCTTCGGTGTCGCGCGCTTCCTGCTCAGAAACCTCCCCAAGGAGCGGGTCGAGATCTACCCGAACGTCACCAGCGTCCAGTACGCCTTCGCGAGGATCAAGGAGCCCTGGGACGACGCGACCTTCGTCTCGGTGCACGGCAGGGGGATCAAACCCGCCCTTGACCGCATCATCGCCTCGGAAAAGATCGCCGTCCTCACGGACAGCGTCAACACCCCGGCCGTCCTCGCCAAGGAGCTGATCGGGCGAGGCGCCGAGGGGTACGAGGCCTGGGTCTGCGAGGACCTGGGGCTTCCCACCGAAAAGTTCACCAAAACGGACATCCGCGGGCTGGCTGAAGTTTCCTGCTCGCCGCTCAACATCCTCATCCTCATCAAGACTTGGGAGCCGAACCTCCAGAACTACCCGATGATCGGCATCAGGGACGACGAGTTCGCCACCGCCAAGAAGCTGATCACCAAGGAAGAGGTGCGCGCCATCACGCTCGGCAAGCTGCAGCTCCAGGACGACCTGGTGATGTGGGACATCGGCGCCGGGAGCGGCTCGGTATCGATCGAGGCGGGGAACCTGATGCCCAACGGGCGCATCTTCGCCCTCGAAAAGAACCCGCAGTACCTGAGCTTCCTGAAGGAAAACCTCAAAAAGTTCGTGGCCAGAAACGTCACCGTTATGGAAAGCTACGCTCCGGAAGGGCTTGAGGATCTCCCCGACCCGGACCGCGTCTTCATCGGCGGCTCCGGCGGTATGCTGGAGGAGATCATCGAGGCGGTCGACAAACGCCTGAAGCCGGACGGCTTCATCGTGCTGAACGCGGTGACCCTGGACACCCTCACCAAGTCGGTGGAATTCCTCGAGGACCACGGCTACACCGTCGAGGTCACCTGCGTCAACATCTCCAAGACCCGCAGCCTCACCGAGTACAAGATGTTCGCCGCCCATAACCCGGTCTACGTCATCGCGGCCTGGAAAGGGGAGGAGTAG
- a CDS encoding precorrin-8X methylmutase: protein MSVHLRPEEIEAESFRIIEEELGQHDWNAQMWPLVRRAIHTSADFDYARSMVITEKAVASGIAALRDGLGVVTDTNMIISGMSKERLGRFKVQASCFVADPQVAKEAKEQGVTRSILAMRKAARDAANGIFVIGNAPTALFELIRLVREEGVRPRLIVALPVGFVGAAESKEALKELAREFPELQFVSNTGRKGGSNVAAAVMNAILIQAEVSGS, encoded by the coding sequence ATGTCGGTGCACCTGCGCCCCGAGGAGATCGAGGCGGAATCCTTCCGGATCATCGAGGAGGAACTGGGGCAGCACGACTGGAACGCCCAGATGTGGCCCCTCGTGCGCCGCGCCATCCACACGAGCGCCGATTTCGATTACGCCCGCAGCATGGTGATCACAGAAAAGGCGGTGGCAAGCGGCATCGCGGCGCTCCGCGACGGACTCGGTGTGGTCACCGACACCAACATGATCATCTCCGGGATGAGCAAGGAACGGCTCGGACGCTTCAAGGTGCAGGCCTCCTGCTTCGTTGCGGACCCGCAGGTGGCGAAGGAAGCGAAAGAGCAGGGTGTCACCCGTTCCATCCTCGCCATGCGCAAGGCGGCAAGGGATGCGGCAAACGGCATCTTCGTCATAGGCAACGCGCCGACCGCACTATTCGAGTTGATCAGGCTCGTGCGCGAGGAAGGGGTTCGCCCTAGGCTAATCGTGGCGCTGCCGGTCGGTTTCGTCGGCGCCGCGGAAAGCAAGGAAGCCTTGAAGGAACTGGCCCGGGAATTCCCGGAGCTGCAGTTCGTCTCCAACACCGGCCGCAAGGGGGGCTCCAACGTGGCCGCTGCGGTGATGAATGCGATACTGATCCAGGCGGAAGTATCCGGATCGTGA
- the cobM gene encoding precorrin-4 C(11)-methyltransferase: MSKENIVHFVGAGPGDAELITVKGARLLGEADVVVYAGSLVDRELVRTYAPNARVWDSAGMDLKETTAVLAEAIVEGQRVVRLHTGDPSIYGAIQEQMEELDRLGIGYEVVPGVTSAFAAAAALKQELTLPEVSQTVVITRLAGRTPVPEREQLSSIARIGATLVIYLSVSMIGKVVEELLSGAYTEETPVAVVAKASWADEQVITGTLADIAAKVAEAGIVKQALIVVGDVLRARSEGMKAKSLLYDKGFTHGCRG; encoded by the coding sequence GTGTCGAAAGAGAACATAGTCCATTTTGTCGGCGCCGGCCCCGGCGACGCTGAGCTTATCACCGTTAAGGGAGCGCGCCTTTTGGGCGAAGCGGATGTCGTAGTGTACGCCGGAAGCCTCGTCGACCGCGAACTGGTGCGCACCTACGCGCCGAACGCCCGCGTCTGGGATTCGGCCGGCATGGATCTCAAGGAGACCACCGCCGTTCTGGCGGAAGCCATCGTGGAGGGACAACGCGTTGTACGGCTGCACACCGGCGATCCCTCGATCTACGGCGCCATCCAGGAGCAGATGGAGGAACTCGACCGGCTCGGCATCGGCTACGAGGTCGTGCCCGGCGTCACGAGCGCCTTCGCGGCTGCGGCCGCGCTGAAGCAGGAGCTGACCCTGCCGGAGGTGTCGCAGACGGTGGTCATCACCCGTCTCGCGGGAAGGACGCCGGTGCCGGAGCGGGAGCAGCTTTCCAGCATCGCGCGGATCGGCGCCACCCTGGTCATCTACCTCTCCGTCTCCATGATAGGGAAGGTGGTCGAGGAGCTTCTTTCCGGTGCCTACACGGAGGAGACGCCGGTGGCCGTGGTGGCGAAGGCGTCCTGGGCGGACGAGCAGGTGATCACCGGGACTCTCGCCGACATCGCCGCGAAGGTGGCTGAGGCGGGGATCGTCAAGCAGGCCCTCATCGTGGTGGGCGACGTGCTACGCGCCCGCAGCGAGGGGATGAAGGCAAAGTCGCTTCTCTACGACAAGGGGTTCACGCACGGGTGCAGGGGGTAA
- a CDS encoding cobyric acid synthase, with translation MSQLFVVGIGPGGLNHMTFEAREAIEKADVVVGYRTYLEFIEPLLVNKTLFSSGMMREVERCSQALAIAASGKTVALISSGDAGIYGMAGLAMELADEPDAPFQDVEIVVVPGVSAVQAAASVLGAPLMHDFAVISLSDLLTPLPKIRKRLKAAASADFVVALYNPRSKGRVTQIEEARDILIAARGPQVPVGIVRNACRDGEECIITTLGEMLQHPIDMFSLVIIGNSSTRLCRDGRIVTPRGYATRGEDQNPNRKKRSAVASLGEVSEDPHAVMFCGTGSDVGKSVLAAGFCRILKRRGISVAPFKSQNMALNSAVTPEGGEIGRAQGVQADACGIAPHTDMNPILLKPNSDTGSQVIVQGKVVRNMGVKEYNAYKPKAFLKARESFARLRDRYSFIVIEGAGSIAEINLRDHDIANLKVAGMAGAPVILIADIDRGGVFAQIVGTIELLRPEEKALVKGVIINKFRGDASLLTSGIKYVEERTGVPVLGVLPWYKGLALPEEDSVALQRKDGGPQKKEEGGKLRVGVLRLPRISNYTDFAALEAEPDVELYYIRSPWLVETMDLLILPGTKATLADLESIRDEGIAEAVARFEGPVVGICGGYQMLGKAVLDPERVESDLERVEGLGLLDVVTTMLKEKQTHQAEATLLAAGESVAPGCKASVTGYEIHMGDSVLGRGVTPFARITSRSGESVTVDDGAVSADGRVFGTYLHGIFDNHGFRTALLNRIRRAKGLPEQAEAAQMPDPFDALAAHMERHLDLERIFRICGISPLRAMSSTAGDGAP, from the coding sequence ATGTCACAACTTTTCGTAGTAGGTATCGGCCCGGGCGGGCTCAACCACATGACTTTCGAGGCGCGCGAGGCGATCGAGAAAGCGGACGTGGTGGTCGGCTACCGGACCTACCTTGAATTCATCGAACCCCTTCTTGTCAACAAGACCCTCTTTTCCTCGGGGATGATGCGCGAGGTGGAACGCTGCTCCCAGGCGCTCGCCATCGCCGCTTCGGGTAAGACCGTTGCCCTTATCTCCAGCGGCGACGCGGGGATCTACGGCATGGCCGGCCTCGCCATGGAGCTCGCCGACGAGCCGGACGCTCCCTTCCAGGACGTCGAGATCGTGGTGGTCCCCGGCGTCTCGGCGGTGCAGGCTGCAGCCTCGGTGCTGGGCGCGCCGCTCATGCACGATTTCGCCGTGATATCGCTCTCCGACCTGCTCACGCCGCTTCCGAAGATACGGAAACGTCTGAAGGCCGCCGCGAGTGCTGATTTCGTGGTGGCGCTTTACAACCCGCGCAGCAAGGGGCGCGTCACTCAGATCGAAGAGGCCAGGGACATCCTGATCGCGGCACGCGGTCCGCAGGTTCCCGTCGGCATCGTCCGCAACGCCTGCCGCGACGGTGAGGAGTGCATCATCACCACGCTCGGCGAGATGCTGCAGCACCCCATCGACATGTTTTCCCTTGTCATAATCGGGAATTCTTCGACGCGCCTTTGCCGTGATGGACGGATCGTCACCCCGCGCGGTTATGCCACCCGCGGCGAGGACCAGAACCCCAACCGCAAAAAGCGCAGCGCCGTGGCGTCCCTGGGAGAGGTAAGCGAGGACCCGCATGCGGTGATGTTCTGCGGCACCGGCTCAGACGTCGGCAAGTCCGTGCTCGCGGCCGGTTTCTGCCGCATCCTGAAGCGTCGCGGCATCTCGGTGGCACCCTTCAAGTCCCAAAACATGGCGCTCAACTCCGCGGTCACCCCCGAGGGAGGGGAGATCGGCCGCGCCCAGGGAGTACAGGCGGACGCCTGCGGCATCGCACCTCATACCGACATGAACCCGATCCTGTTGAAGCCCAACTCCGATACCGGAAGCCAGGTGATCGTGCAGGGCAAGGTCGTGCGCAACATGGGGGTGAAAGAGTACAACGCCTACAAGCCGAAGGCCTTTTTGAAGGCGCGGGAGAGTTTCGCCAGGTTGCGCGACCGCTACTCCTTCATCGTCATCGAGGGCGCCGGCAGCATCGCCGAGATCAACCTGCGCGACCATGATATCGCTAACCTCAAGGTGGCGGGCATGGCGGGCGCTCCGGTGATTCTCATTGCCGACATCGACCGGGGCGGCGTCTTTGCACAGATCGTCGGCACCATTGAACTTCTGCGGCCGGAAGAGAAGGCGCTCGTCAAGGGTGTCATCATCAACAAGTTTCGGGGCGATGCTTCGCTGCTGACCTCTGGCATCAAGTACGTCGAGGAGCGGACCGGCGTGCCCGTGCTGGGGGTGCTTCCCTGGTACAAAGGGCTGGCTCTTCCCGAGGAGGACAGCGTCGCCCTGCAGAGGAAAGACGGCGGTCCCCAAAAGAAGGAAGAGGGGGGCAAGCTGCGCGTCGGGGTACTGCGTCTTCCGCGTATCTCAAACTACACCGATTTCGCTGCGCTGGAGGCGGAGCCGGACGTTGAGCTTTACTACATCCGCTCCCCCTGGCTCGTAGAGACCATGGACCTCCTGATCCTGCCGGGTACAAAGGCGACCCTCGCGGATCTCGAGTCGATCAGGGATGAGGGGATCGCTGAGGCGGTCGCCCGTTTCGAGGGACCGGTCGTCGGCATCTGCGGCGGATACCAGATGCTCGGGAAAGCTGTGCTCGATCCGGAAAGGGTGGAGTCGGATCTCGAACGCGTCGAGGGGCTGGGACTTCTCGACGTGGTGACCACGATGCTGAAGGAGAAACAGACCCACCAGGCGGAAGCCACACTCCTTGCTGCAGGGGAGTCGGTAGCACCCGGTTGTAAAGCCTCGGTGACCGGCTACGAGATCCACATGGGCGACAGCGTCCTCGGACGTGGCGTCACTCCCTTCGCCCGTATCACCAGCCGTTCAGGAGAGAGCGTCACCGTGGATGACGGCGCCGTGTCCGCCGACGGACGGGTCTTCGGTACCTACCTGCACGGCATCTTCGATAACCACGGTTTCAGGACGGCCCTCTTGAACCGAATCAGGCGTGCGAAAGGACTGCCGGAGCAGGCGGAAGCGGCCCAGATGCCCGACCCATTCGATGCCCTTGCGGCGCACATGGAGCGGCACCTGGATCTGGAGAGGATCTTCCGGATCTGCGGCATCTCGCCACTGCGCGCCATGAGCAGTACGGCCGGTGATGGCGCTCCTTGA
- the cobI gene encoding precorrin-2 C(20)-methyltransferase — MAVVYAVGVGPGDPELLTRKAERILRSVDVICAPTGAAEGGSYALSIVEEFIDRSRQEVLVQLFPMVKDMKGLDPYWEEAADQVAQRIAQGKDVAFVTIGDPFLYSTYLYIHRIFLAKYPEIKIEVVPGISSILASSAVSGLPLGLGAERIAILPATYEKDELKRTLDEFDTVVLMKVSRVFDAVYAALKELGREKSGVFVRRVGSADEEVHHDLEALLGQKLDYLSMLIVRKSPL, encoded by the coding sequence GTGGCGGTTGTCTACGCGGTAGGGGTAGGGCCGGGCGATCCGGAGCTGTTGACCAGGAAGGCGGAGCGGATTTTGAGGAGCGTGGATGTCATCTGCGCTCCGACCGGGGCGGCGGAAGGCGGGAGCTACGCGCTTTCCATCGTCGAGGAGTTCATCGACCGCAGCCGGCAGGAGGTGCTGGTTCAGCTCTTCCCCATGGTGAAGGATATGAAGGGGCTCGATCCCTACTGGGAGGAGGCCGCGGACCAGGTCGCGCAGCGCATCGCCCAGGGGAAGGACGTGGCCTTCGTCACCATCGGCGACCCGTTTCTTTATTCCACCTACCTCTACATCCACCGGATCTTCCTCGCCAAGTATCCCGAAATTAAGATAGAAGTGGTGCCGGGGATTTCCAGCATCCTCGCCTCCTCGGCCGTTTCCGGACTGCCGCTGGGGCTTGGGGCGGAGCGGATCGCCATCCTTCCCGCCACCTACGAGAAGGACGAGTTGAAGCGGACCCTCGATGAGTTCGACACCGTGGTGCTCATGAAGGTAAGTCGGGTTTTCGATGCCGTGTACGCGGCGTTGAAGGAACTGGGGCGCGAGAAAAGCGGCGTCTTCGTGCGTCGGGTCGGCTCCGCCGATGAAGAGGTGCACCACGACCTGGAGGCGCTCCTGGGGCAGAAGCTTGATTACCTCTCCATGCTGATTGTCAGGAAGAGCCCGCTGTAA